One Brachybacterium aquaticum genomic region harbors:
- a CDS encoding glycoside hydrolase family 3 N-terminal domain-containing protein: MTQQVPLSSRVKQIIEVDGLQFRDLDGDGELTPFEDWRLGPAERAKDLVGRMSPDEKLGLMVITSRSMGISQHNKEFTSHDGVLDEQYLPVKVDPHTSAGLPFEGTTQMIKDLHIRHFIMREEPTGSRIATWINTMNEVAEESRFGIPVIVAANSKNEAGGFKMGGTPEDKPFTQWPGTLGLGATDSLEVIESFAKHSRDEWRACGLRKGYMYMADVLTDPRWFRGQGTLGEDPEFVGKAIGALVRGFQGENGLEADGVALTTKHFPGGGARENGTDPHYAEGRFNIYPTPDSLETYHLPPFQAAIEAGTSSVMPYYAIPSDEKSTTPQGRVTEFEQVGFAFNTEILDLLRSMGHRGYINSDSGVLSKMAWGVHDLSTAERVGRAVMAGTDMFADTNDVASVREAYVKGYFTAERLDEAAALLLEELFALGLFENPYVDPEEADRVVQNPEALAAAEDAHHKSVVLAKNHDGALPLRPETLAEKKVYVELFSTKLTVKELDALRRRLAEEHPEISFTTDYHDADVAILLLRPFIGSYFEFVGIGDLAIDDHSDVDIAKVRDIREHVDTLVIGLNTLFPWLLDGIEPLADGLLVGFETDYGIMVDAILGEFAPTGKLPITFPIDADAIAVDEDGRCASPNDVPGFDKEKHMDGRPYVYVDADGARYVRGHGLTY; encoded by the coding sequence ATGACACAGCAGGTCCCCCTCTCCAGCAGGGTCAAGCAGATCATCGAGGTCGACGGACTGCAGTTCCGCGACCTCGACGGCGACGGAGAGCTCACCCCGTTCGAGGACTGGCGCCTCGGCCCGGCCGAGCGCGCGAAGGATCTCGTGGGGCGCATGTCCCCCGACGAGAAGCTCGGACTGATGGTGATCACCTCGCGCTCGATGGGCATCTCCCAGCACAACAAGGAGTTCACCAGCCACGACGGTGTGCTGGACGAGCAGTACCTGCCGGTGAAGGTCGACCCGCACACCAGCGCCGGCCTACCCTTCGAGGGCACCACACAGATGATCAAGGACCTCCACATCCGCCACTTCATCATGCGCGAGGAGCCCACCGGCTCGCGCATCGCGACGTGGATCAACACCATGAACGAGGTCGCCGAGGAGTCCCGCTTCGGCATCCCCGTGATCGTCGCCGCGAACTCGAAGAACGAGGCGGGCGGCTTCAAGATGGGCGGCACCCCTGAGGACAAGCCCTTCACCCAGTGGCCCGGCACCCTGGGTCTCGGAGCGACCGACTCCCTCGAGGTGATCGAGTCCTTCGCCAAGCACTCCCGCGACGAGTGGCGCGCCTGCGGCCTGCGCAAGGGCTACATGTACATGGCCGACGTGCTCACCGACCCACGCTGGTTCCGCGGTCAGGGCACCCTCGGCGAGGACCCGGAGTTCGTCGGGAAGGCGATCGGGGCGCTCGTGCGCGGATTCCAGGGCGAGAACGGGCTCGAGGCCGACGGGGTCGCGCTGACCACGAAGCACTTCCCCGGCGGCGGCGCCCGGGAGAACGGCACCGACCCCCATTACGCGGAGGGCCGATTCAACATCTACCCCACCCCCGACTCGCTGGAGACCTACCACCTGCCGCCCTTCCAGGCCGCGATCGAGGCGGGCACCTCCTCGGTGATGCCGTACTACGCGATCCCGTCGGACGAGAAGTCCACCACCCCGCAGGGACGGGTGACCGAGTTCGAGCAGGTCGGCTTCGCGTTCAACACGGAGATCCTGGACCTGCTGCGGTCCATGGGGCACCGCGGTTACATCAACTCCGACTCCGGCGTGCTCTCGAAGATGGCCTGGGGCGTCCATGACCTCTCCACCGCCGAGCGGGTGGGGCGCGCGGTCATGGCCGGCACCGACATGTTCGCCGACACCAACGACGTCGCCTCCGTGCGCGAGGCATACGTGAAGGGCTACTTCACGGCCGAGCGCCTCGACGAGGCGGCCGCACTGCTGCTCGAGGAGCTGTTCGCGCTGGGCCTGTTCGAGAACCCCTACGTGGACCCCGAGGAGGCGGACCGCGTGGTCCAGAACCCCGAGGCCCTCGCCGCCGCCGAGGACGCGCACCACAAGTCCGTCGTGCTCGCGAAGAACCACGACGGCGCGCTGCCGCTGCGACCCGAGACCCTCGCGGAGAAGAAGGTGTACGTGGAGCTGTTCTCCACGAAGCTCACCGTCAAGGAGCTCGACGCGCTGCGCCGCCGCCTCGCCGAGGAGCATCCCGAGATCTCCTTCACCACCGACTACCACGACGCGGACGTGGCGATCCTGCTGCTGCGCCCCTTCATCGGCTCGTACTTCGAGTTCGTGGGCATCGGCGACCTCGCCATCGACGACCACTCCGATGTGGACATCGCCAAGGTCCGCGACATCCGCGAGCACGTGGACACCCTCGTGATCGGGCTGAACACCCTGTTCCCCTGGCTGCTGGACGGGATCGAGCCGCTCGCCGACGGCCTGCTCGTGGGCTTCGAGACCGACTACGGAATCATGGTCGACGCGATCCTGGGCGAGTTCGCGCCGACGGGGAAGCTGCCGATCACCTTCCCGATCGACGCCGACGCGATCGCGGTGGACGAGGACGGCCGCTGCGCCTCCCCCAATGACGTGCCCGGCTTCGACAAGGAGAAGCACATGGACGGCCGCCCGTACGTGTACGTCGACGCCGACGGCGCCCGCTACGTTCGCGGGCACGGGCTGACCTACTGA
- a CDS encoding IS110 family transposase: MDTRFAVVVGLDVGKSSHHACALDPAGNKLFDKPLPQDESELRVLFTQLQNHGEVLMVVDQPNTIGALPIAVAREVGCSVAYLPGLAMRKAADLYPGRSKTDARDAFIIADMARTMPHTLRQVDRDSDVLSALKVLAGFDEDLAHETTRALNRIRSLLTQIHPALERVFVGGTLSTGLVLDLLEKFGGPTGLKSAGRSRVLRFARAHSRRDPEVLIDQIFTALGEQTVIVPATAAVELVIPRVAGQVKELKEQRATVAREVETMLEDFPLASVLMSMPGIGIKTAAQILLTIGDASAFETPGHLAAYAGIAPVTRRSGTSIRGEFPARSGNKRLKNALFYSAWVASHSDPISKAYYDRKRAEGKRHNAAVICLARRRCNVIFAMLRDGTYYQPPTTTPTPEPAALAA, encoded by the coding sequence ATGGACACACGATTCGCGGTCGTCGTCGGCCTCGACGTCGGGAAGAGCAGCCATCATGCCTGCGCGCTTGATCCCGCCGGGAACAAGCTGTTCGACAAGCCTCTCCCGCAGGACGAGTCCGAGCTCCGCGTGCTGTTCACCCAGCTGCAGAACCACGGTGAAGTGCTGATGGTGGTCGATCAGCCCAACACCATCGGAGCGTTGCCGATCGCGGTCGCCCGCGAGGTCGGCTGCTCCGTCGCCTACCTGCCGGGCCTGGCGATGCGGAAGGCCGCAGACCTCTATCCGGGCAGGTCAAAGACCGACGCGCGGGACGCGTTCATCATCGCTGACATGGCCCGGACCATGCCCCACACCCTCCGACAGGTCGACCGCGACAGCGACGTCCTCTCCGCTCTGAAGGTCCTCGCCGGGTTCGACGAGGACCTCGCCCACGAGACCACGCGGGCGCTGAACCGGATCCGGTCTCTGCTCACGCAGATTCATCCCGCGCTCGAGCGAGTCTTCGTCGGCGGGACCCTCTCGACCGGGCTCGTGCTGGACCTGCTGGAGAAGTTCGGCGGCCCGACCGGGCTCAAGAGTGCAGGCAGGAGCAGGGTTCTACGGTTCGCTCGGGCCCATTCGCGCCGTGACCCCGAAGTGCTGATCGACCAGATCTTCACCGCGCTGGGTGAGCAGACCGTGATCGTGCCAGCGACCGCGGCAGTGGAACTCGTGATTCCCAGAGTCGCTGGTCAGGTGAAGGAGCTGAAGGAGCAGCGGGCGACCGTGGCGAGGGAGGTCGAGACCATGCTGGAGGACTTCCCTCTCGCCTCGGTCTTGATGAGCATGCCGGGGATCGGCATCAAGACCGCCGCCCAGATCCTCCTGACCATCGGCGACGCCTCCGCGTTTGAGACCCCAGGCCACCTCGCGGCCTATGCCGGAATCGCGCCGGTCACACGAAGATCCGGCACCTCGATCCGCGGAGAGTTCCCCGCACGTTCAGGCAACAAGCGGTTGAAGAACGCGCTGTTCTACTCCGCCTGGGTCGCCTCTCACTCGGACCCGATCTCCAAGGCCTACTACGATCGCAAACGCGCCGAGGGCAAGCGCCACAACGCCGCCGTGATCTGCCTGGCCCGCCGCCGCTGCAACGTCATCTTCGCGATGCTCCGCGACGGCACCTACTACCAGCCCCCGACCACCACCCCGACCCCCGAGCCGGCCGCTCTTGCGGCTTGA
- a CDS encoding phosphotransferase, whose amino-acid sequence MTGVPRVTASPPPADLPVDLRQVELLCARLRPEDGVELERIVWAIGKRPRGEGWDNVLWPIGALEGKQLVLRIARRSSSRALLGREVTVLRRLRGLGTTLSMELPRVVATGPDAMVVEWIDGRVAADAEESVRVQTARDLAVMLATVHSGPAPDVGHNPVRGVPLADRAEAFDEDLARAELSSRRADLAAARWRRGMEADPWEGRGLLLHGDPHPGNLVVPLPGVHGVPALIDWGDTTRGDPASDLGALLLHDPSPALLEEYREHAAWTGIDDDAVWEALTARAWAWGARMALSMILAYPPQHGLGRAGDRLLGTDVEAGSAGEPSTR is encoded by the coding sequence ATGACAGGTGTGCCGCGAGTCACTGCCTCACCGCCCCCTGCCGACCTGCCCGTGGACCTGCGCCAGGTCGAGCTGCTGTGCGCACGGCTGCGCCCCGAGGACGGGGTGGAGCTCGAGCGGATCGTGTGGGCCATCGGGAAGCGCCCCCGCGGCGAGGGCTGGGACAACGTGCTGTGGCCGATCGGCGCGCTCGAGGGGAAGCAGCTGGTCCTGCGCATCGCGCGCCGCTCCTCCTCCCGGGCGCTCCTGGGACGCGAGGTGACGGTGCTGCGCCGCCTGCGCGGGCTCGGCACCACCTTGTCCATGGAGCTGCCGCGCGTGGTCGCCACCGGGCCGGACGCCATGGTCGTCGAGTGGATCGACGGCCGGGTCGCGGCCGACGCGGAGGAATCGGTGCGCGTGCAGACCGCGCGCGACCTCGCCGTCATGCTCGCCACCGTCCACTCCGGTCCCGCGCCGGACGTCGGCCACAACCCCGTGCGCGGGGTGCCGCTCGCCGACCGGGCGGAGGCCTTCGACGAGGACCTCGCCCGCGCCGAACTGTCCTCACGGCGCGCGGACCTCGCCGCGGCGCGGTGGCGGCGCGGGATGGAGGCCGACCCCTGGGAGGGCCGCGGGCTCCTGCTGCACGGCGATCCGCACCCCGGCAACCTCGTCGTCCCGCTCCCCGGCGTCCACGGGGTGCCGGCGCTGATCGACTGGGGCGACACCACCCGCGGCGACCCGGCCAGCGACCTCGGCGCGCTGCTGCTGCACGATCCCTCGCCCGCCCTGCTGGAGGAGTACCGCGAGCACGCCGCGTGGACCGGGATCGACGACGACGCGGTGTGGGAGGCGCTCACCGCGCGCGCATGGGCCTGGGGTGCTCGGATGGCGCTGTCGATGATCCTCGCCTACCCGCCCCAGCACGGCCTCGGCCGCGCAGGGGATCGCCTGCTCGGGACCGACGTCGAGGCGGGGTCCGCGGGCGAGCCGAGCACGCGCTGA